A genomic segment from Glycine max cultivar Williams 82 chromosome 1, Glycine_max_v4.0, whole genome shotgun sequence encodes:
- the LOC100809066 gene encoding Ubiquitin receptor RAD23c-like yields MKVFVKTLKGTHFEIEVNPSDTLSEVKKNIETVQGADVYPAAQQMLIHQGKVLKDGTTLEENKVAENSFIVIMLSKTKSSSGEGSTTSTAPSVKASATPTSTSVSAAPQAPASTGATPTPVTAPAAPASAAAPAPISSGSAVPESDIYGQAASNLVAGSNLEGTIQQILDMGGGSWDRDTVVRALRAAYNNPERAVEYLYSGIPEQAEAPPVTREPASAQPANPPAAAPQAAQPASVPSSGPNANPLDLFPQGLPNVGSGAAGAGSLDFLRNSQQFQALRAMVQANPQILQPMLQELGKQNPHLMRLIQEHQVDFLRLINEPVEGGEGNILGQLASAMPQAVTVTPEERQAIERLEAMGFDRATVLEVYFACNKNEELAANYLLDHMHEFDE; encoded by the exons ATGAAGGTTTTCGTGAAGACTCTCAAGGGCACGCACTTCGAAATTGAAGTGAACCCTTCGGACACG CTTTCTGAAGtgaagaaaaatatagaaactGTTCAGGGTGCAGATGTCTATCCTGCTGCACAGCAAATGCTTATTCATCAAGGAAAAGTTCTAAAGGATGGTACTACTTTGGAGGAAAATAAAGTAGCTGAAAATAGTTTTATTGTAATTATGTTATCAAAG ACTAAGAGTTCATCTGGTGAAGGATCTACTACTTCAACTGCTCCTTCAGTTAAG GCAAGTGCAACTCCTACTTCAACCTCTGTGTCTGCTGCGCCTCAAGCTCCTGCTTCAACTGGAGCAAC GCCTACACCTGTTACTGCCCCAGCTGCTCCTGCTTCTGCTGCAGCTCCTGCTCCTATATCTTCAGGCTCTGCTGT GCCAGAGTCTGATATATATGGGCAGGCAGCATCTAATCTTGTTGCTGGAAGTAACTTGGAGGGAACCATTCAGCAAATCCTTGACATGGGTGGAGGAAGCTGGGACAGGGATACTGTTGTTCGTGCTCTTCGTGCTGCTTATAACAACCCTGAGAGAGCTGTTGAATATTTGTATTCC GGCATACCAGAGCAAGCTGAAGCTCCACCTGTTACCCGAGAGCCTGCAAGTGCTCAACCTGCAAATCCTCCAGCTGCTGCTCCACAGGCAGCACAACCAGCATCTGTTCCTTCTAGTGGACCTAATGCCAATCCTTTAGATCTCTTTCCCCAG GGCCTTCCAAATGTTGGGTCTGGTGCTGCTGGTGCTGGCTCTTTAGACTTTCTTCGCAACAGTCAACAG TTCCAAGCCTTACGCGCTATGGTACAGGCTAATCCACAAATATTGCag CCTATGCTACAAGAGCTTGGCAAACAAAATCCTCATCTTATGCGATTGATTCAAGAGCATCAAGTTGACTTCCTTCGCCTAATTAATGAACCCGTTGAAGGGGGTGAGGG AAATATACTGGGACAGCTAGCTAGTGCCATGCCGCAAGCAGTGACAGTCACCCCTGAGGAACGGCAAGCAATTGAACGT CTCGAAGCAATGGGATTTGATCGTGCAACTGTATTGGAGGTGTACTTCGCTTGTAACAAAAATGAGGAGCTGGCTGCCAACTACCTTTTAGATCACATGCACGAGTTTGATGAATAA